The proteins below come from a single Edaphobacter acidisoli genomic window:
- a CDS encoding DUF5054 domain-containing protein: MRRREFMRSALVVGGAFACHQVPSFALSASEDQPQVDPKIKRVLVMFKCHFDAGFINTQAAVVNKYFTEYFPHAIQVAEQLRNSGTERYVWTTGSWLLYEYLEQASAEDRRRMEQAIARGDIAWHALPFNWQTEMLDRSMIEGSFALSHALDSRFGRTTTGAKMTDVPGHTRGLVAPMAAHGVKFLDIGVNDASTPAEVPALFNWKDSGGSLLTVMYHHGYGGVAVVPGSDLAIAIVVRGDNSGPHTPSEIAKTYSELNARFPDAQVVPTSLTEIANAVSPYRKNLPVVTQEIGDTWIYGCSSDPLKVARYREVARLRQAWIAQGKLRSGDATDLALLRSVLLEAEHTWGTDTKTWLDFDHYTPGDLAPMLDTKNYKVVEFSWEEKRKDLFDGLDTLPAALRDEAYAAVHGLDVKEPQLANATSVRAGKSIETEHFIVALDSKTGAIHRLYNKQAKREWASREHPLALFSYQTLSQQDYTKFFSNYVTSTADWAKKDFGKPNIERFGAQSRIWLPELAETQTSEDEQAHRLLARLEIHDAAAIQSGAAAFPQEMYLELIFPKAEPALHLNFYCLHKPATRMPESLWLTFNPIVADQHGWMFDKSGEAVSPFDVVATGNRHMHAVTKGFQHKDSFTVETLDAPLVALGEKSPLNFSRSQPDLSDGVHSNLFNNAWGTNYIMWYGEDMRFRYVLRA; this comes from the coding sequence ATGCGTCGGCGTGAGTTTATGAGATCGGCTCTTGTTGTTGGCGGAGCTTTTGCCTGCCACCAGGTTCCATCTTTTGCATTGTCTGCTTCCGAAGACCAGCCACAAGTCGATCCAAAGATCAAACGGGTTCTTGTCATGTTCAAGTGCCACTTTGATGCGGGCTTTATCAATACACAGGCAGCAGTCGTAAACAAGTACTTCACCGAATATTTCCCTCACGCCATTCAGGTTGCCGAGCAGCTTCGCAACTCGGGCACGGAGCGGTATGTCTGGACCACTGGATCATGGCTGCTCTACGAATACCTCGAGCAGGCCTCTGCCGAAGACCGTCGCCGTATGGAGCAGGCGATTGCTCGCGGAGACATCGCATGGCATGCGCTGCCCTTCAATTGGCAGACGGAGATGCTTGACCGCTCGATGATCGAGGGCAGCTTCGCGCTCTCGCATGCCCTCGACAGCCGCTTCGGGCGCACGACCACCGGTGCCAAGATGACGGACGTTCCCGGGCACACTCGCGGACTGGTTGCTCCGATGGCCGCGCACGGCGTGAAGTTTCTTGATATTGGCGTCAACGATGCAAGCACTCCAGCTGAGGTTCCGGCTCTCTTCAACTGGAAGGACTCTGGCGGTTCTTTGCTTACCGTGATGTATCACCACGGATATGGTGGAGTTGCCGTGGTGCCAGGCTCGGACCTTGCTATTGCGATTGTCGTGCGCGGCGACAACAGCGGTCCGCATACTCCATCAGAGATTGCAAAGACCTACTCTGAATTGAACGCTCGGTTTCCTGACGCGCAGGTGGTTCCAACCAGTCTTACGGAGATAGCAAATGCCGTGAGTCCGTATCGGAAGAACCTTCCCGTCGTCACGCAGGAGATTGGCGACACGTGGATCTATGGTTGCTCCAGCGATCCCCTGAAGGTAGCGCGTTATCGTGAAGTGGCACGATTGCGACAGGCATGGATTGCGCAGGGGAAGCTTCGCTCCGGTGATGCAACAGACTTGGCACTGCTGCGCAGCGTGCTGCTGGAAGCTGAGCACACGTGGGGCACCGACACCAAGACGTGGCTTGACTTCGATCATTACACTCCCGGCGATCTTGCCCCGATGCTCGACACGAAAAACTACAAGGTAGTGGAGTTCAGTTGGGAGGAAAAGCGCAAAGACCTCTTCGATGGGTTAGATACGTTGCCTGCTGCACTGCGTGATGAAGCGTACGCGGCAGTTCACGGTCTCGACGTGAAGGAACCGCAGTTGGCAAATGCAACTTCGGTGAGGGCAGGGAAGAGCATCGAAACAGAACACTTCATCGTAGCGCTCGACTCTAAAACCGGCGCCATTCATCGCCTGTACAACAAACAGGCCAAACGAGAGTGGGCTTCCCGGGAGCATCCGCTTGCGCTCTTCTCCTATCAGACTCTTTCGCAGCAGGACTACACAAAGTTCTTCTCGAACTATGTAACCAGCACAGCGGATTGGGCGAAGAAGGACTTTGGCAAGCCAAACATCGAGCGCTTCGGAGCGCAGAGTCGCATCTGGCTCCCTGAACTTGCAGAGACTCAAACTTCAGAGGACGAGCAGGCGCATCGTCTTCTCGCGCGGCTGGAGATTCATGATGCCGCCGCCATCCAATCCGGGGCCGCTGCTTTTCCGCAGGAAATGTACCTGGAGCTAATATTTCCGAAGGCCGAGCCTGCCCTTCACCTCAACTTCTATTGCTTGCATAAGCCCGCGACGCGCATGCCAGAGTCGCTCTGGCTCACCTTCAACCCCATCGTCGCGGATCAGCACGGCTGGATGTTCGACAAGTCGGGCGAGGCGGTGTCGCCATTCGATGTCGTTGCAACTGGCAATCGCCACATGCATGCGGTGACGAAAGGTTTCCAGCATAAGGATAGCTTTACGGTCGAGACGCTCGACGCACCTCTCGTTGCGCTTGGGGAGAAGTCACCACTGAATTTTTCAAGATCGCAGCCGGACTTGTCCG